Proteins from a genomic interval of Cygnus olor isolate bCygOlo1 chromosome 9, bCygOlo1.pri.v2, whole genome shotgun sequence:
- the PROC gene encoding vitamin K-dependent protein C isoform X4 has translation MWKLVTIGVLLAACSLQVCSTSIFYSYKDANQVLKIQKRANSFLEEVKPGSVERECKEELCDFEEASEIFETREATLNFWSKYVDGDQCEPQPCSNGTCKDNIGKFSCICNKGWEGVLCNYEVKYTNCSVNNGGCEHFCKDDPANQCRYCSCASGYQLTNDHTMCKPVVEFPCGRVKMDYIEAKAGFNIRLIEGKAGRRGDSPWQIMLQNSKGRFLCGGVLIHPSWVLTAAHCTDSGEGLKVRIGKYHRLRTEANEQTIWVDKCVSHENYTKETTDNDIAMLHLAEPVMYNKYALPICLPTRDLAEHELTRNGRQMIVTGWGSTSDMEKKNYSTLLSYIEIPMVPRNECAQVMRYVISDNMLCAGTLGDRKDACIGDSGGPMITKYKDTWFLVGLVSWGEGCGKKEKFGVYTKVSQYLDWIQHHIDEMSPSWKG, from the exons ATGTGGAAGCTCGTCACCATAGGTgttctgctggctgcctgctctTTGCAAGTGTGTAGTACCTCAa tatTTTACAGCTACAAAGATGCAAACCAAGTCCTGAAAATCCAGAAGCGGGCAAACTCTTTTCTGGAGGAGGTCAAACCAGGCTCTGTGGAGCGTGAGTGCAAGGAAGAGCTGTGTGACTTTGAGGAAGCCAGTGAGATATTTGAAACCAGGGAAGCAACA CTAAATTTCTGGAGCAAATATGTAG ATGGAGATCAGTGTGAGCCGCAGCCTTGTTCCAATGGGACGTGCAAGGACAATATTGGGAAGTTTTCCTGCATCTGTAACAAAGGCTGGGAGGGAGTGTTGTGCAATTATG aggtgAAATACACCAACTGTTCTGTCAATAATGGAGGTTGTGAACATTTCTGCAAGGATGACCCTGCCAACCAGTGCCGCTATTGCAGCTGTGCATCTGGGTACCAGCTGACGAATGACCATACCATGTGCAAGCCTGTAG TGGAATTCCCCTGTGGAAGAGTGAAAATGGACTACATTGAAGCCAAAGCAGGATTCAATATCCGTCTCATTGAgggaaaagcaggaagaagggGAGACAGCCCTTGGCAG attaTGCTCCAAAATAGCAAAGGGAGATTTCTGTGTGGGGGTGTTCTCATCCATCCATCTTGGGTCCTAACGGCAGCACACTGCACTGATTCAGGAGAGGGTCTCAAAGTAAGAATtg GTAAATACCACCGTCTCCGTACTGAGGCAAATGAGCAAACCATTTGGGTCGATAAATGTGTGAGCCATGAAAATTACACCAAGGAGACCACCGATAATGACATAGCTATGCTGCACTTGGCTGAGCCTGTGATGTATAACAAATATGCGCTCCCTATCTGCCTTCCCACACGGGACCTGGCAGAGCACGAGCTGACAAGGAATGGGAGGCAGATGATAGTGACTGGTTGGGGCAGCACAAGTGatatggaaaagaagaattacTCAACTCTCCTCAGCTACATCGAGATCCCAATGGTTCCCAGGAACGAGTGTGCACAAGTGATGAGATATGTTATCTCTGACAACATGCTGTGTGCTGGGACTTTAGGAGACAGAAAAGATGCTTGCATTGGTGACAGTGGAGGCCCTATGATCACTAAGTATAAGGATACTTGGTTTTTGGTAGGGCTGGTAAGCTGGGGTGAAGGCtgtggaaaaaaggagaaatttggAGTCTACACCAAAGTTAGTCAGTACCTAGACTGGATCCAGCACCACATAGATGAGATGTCACCTTCTTGGAAGGGTTGA
- the PROC gene encoding vitamin K-dependent protein C isoform X3 has product MGVLLQLSSAVPFTPTFSFLGDFCCSMWKLVTIGVLLAACSLQVCSTSIFYSYKDANQVLKIQKRANSFLEEVKPGSVERECKEELCDFEEASEIFETREATLNFWSKYVDGDQCEPQPCSNGTCKDNIGKFSCICNKGWEGVLCNYEVKYTNCSVNNGGCEHFCKDDPANQCRYCSCASGYQLTNDHTMCKPVVEFPCGRVKMDYIEAKAGFNIRLIEGKAGRRGDSPWQIMLQNSKGRFLCGGVLIHPSWVLTAAHCTDSGEGLKVRIGKYHRLRTEANEQTIWVDKCVSHENYTKETTDNDIAMLHLAEPVMYNKYALPICLPTRDLAEHELTRNGRQMIVTGWGSTSDMEKKNYSTLLSYIEIPMVPRNECAQVMRYVISDNMLCAGTLGDRKDACIGDSGGPMITKYKDTWFLVGLVSWGEGCGKKEKFGVYTKVSQYLDWIQHHIDEMSPSWKG; this is encoded by the exons ATGGGGGTTTTGCTGCAGCTCAGTAGTGCAGTCCCTTTCACACCTACCTTCTCTTTTTTAGGGGACTTCTGCTGCAGTATGTGGAAGCTCGTCACCATAGGTgttctgctggctgcctgctctTTGCAAGTGTGTAGTACCTCAa tatTTTACAGCTACAAAGATGCAAACCAAGTCCTGAAAATCCAGAAGCGGGCAAACTCTTTTCTGGAGGAGGTCAAACCAGGCTCTGTGGAGCGTGAGTGCAAGGAAGAGCTGTGTGACTTTGAGGAAGCCAGTGAGATATTTGAAACCAGGGAAGCAACA CTAAATTTCTGGAGCAAATATGTAG ATGGAGATCAGTGTGAGCCGCAGCCTTGTTCCAATGGGACGTGCAAGGACAATATTGGGAAGTTTTCCTGCATCTGTAACAAAGGCTGGGAGGGAGTGTTGTGCAATTATG aggtgAAATACACCAACTGTTCTGTCAATAATGGAGGTTGTGAACATTTCTGCAAGGATGACCCTGCCAACCAGTGCCGCTATTGCAGCTGTGCATCTGGGTACCAGCTGACGAATGACCATACCATGTGCAAGCCTGTAG TGGAATTCCCCTGTGGAAGAGTGAAAATGGACTACATTGAAGCCAAAGCAGGATTCAATATCCGTCTCATTGAgggaaaagcaggaagaagggGAGACAGCCCTTGGCAG attaTGCTCCAAAATAGCAAAGGGAGATTTCTGTGTGGGGGTGTTCTCATCCATCCATCTTGGGTCCTAACGGCAGCACACTGCACTGATTCAGGAGAGGGTCTCAAAGTAAGAATtg GTAAATACCACCGTCTCCGTACTGAGGCAAATGAGCAAACCATTTGGGTCGATAAATGTGTGAGCCATGAAAATTACACCAAGGAGACCACCGATAATGACATAGCTATGCTGCACTTGGCTGAGCCTGTGATGTATAACAAATATGCGCTCCCTATCTGCCTTCCCACACGGGACCTGGCAGAGCACGAGCTGACAAGGAATGGGAGGCAGATGATAGTGACTGGTTGGGGCAGCACAAGTGatatggaaaagaagaattacTCAACTCTCCTCAGCTACATCGAGATCCCAATGGTTCCCAGGAACGAGTGTGCACAAGTGATGAGATATGTTATCTCTGACAACATGCTGTGTGCTGGGACTTTAGGAGACAGAAAAGATGCTTGCATTGGTGACAGTGGAGGCCCTATGATCACTAAGTATAAGGATACTTGGTTTTTGGTAGGGCTGGTAAGCTGGGGTGAAGGCtgtggaaaaaaggagaaatttggAGTCTACACCAAAGTTAGTCAGTACCTAGACTGGATCCAGCACCACATAGATGAGATGTCACCTTCTTGGAAGGGTTGA